The window TTTTTAAAGATATTGCTGACACGCCACGCGGACTTTGCTTGGTGACTGGGCCAACAGGCTCGGGAAAGTCAACTACCTTGGCAGCGATGATTGATTACATTAATGATAAAGAATTCGGTCACATTTTGACGGTAGAAGACCCGATTGAGTTTGTGCATACTTCTAAGAAGTGTTTAATCAACCAGCGTGAAGTTGGACCACATACCCTGTCATTTAATAACGCTTTACGCTCCGCATTACGTGAGGATCCTGATGTGATTCTAGTGGGTGAAATGCGTGACCTTGAAACGATACGTTTGGCGCTTACTGCGGCAGAAACTGGCCACATGGTGTTTGGTACACTACATACCAGTTCAGCAGCTAAAACTATTGACCGTATTATTGACGTTTTTCCTGCCGCTGAAAAAGAAATGGTGCGATCAATGTTATCCGAATCCTTACGCGCTGTTATTTCACAAACTTTATTGAAAACTAAAGATGAACAGGGCCGCGTTGCCGCTCATGAAATCATGATTGGTACCCCTGCGATTCGTAACTTGATTCGCGAAGCTAAGATCCCACAAATGTATTCAGCTATTCAGACTGGTCAAAATGTGGGTATGCAAACGTTAGATCAAAACTTACAAGATTTAGTAAAACGTAATGTGGTTTCTGCGAATGAGGCACGTGCAAAAGCTGCGAATAAAGATTCCATTATGGGTTGATTGGAATTAATTTATTTAGAATTAACCACTTGGACATAAAGCTAAAGTTTTGTAAAACAGTAAAGGTCAATAATGGAAAAAGGTCAGGCAGAGAAGTTTGTATTTGATTTATTGAGGTTGATGCTTGCAAAAAATGCATCAGACTTATTTATCACCGCTGGTTTCCCACCAGCCATGAAAATAGATGGCAAAGTAACACCAGTGAGCAGCCAGGTGTTATCAGCACAGCAGGCGCGTGAAATTTCACGCTCTATTATGAATGATAAACAAACCTCCGAGTTTGATGCGACTAATGAGTGTAATTTTGCTATTGGTATTCCAAGTGTAGCGCGCTTTCGTGTGAATGCTTTCGTCCAGCGTGGTTCTGTGGGCTTGGTATTTAGAACGATTACTACAAAAATTCCAGAGTTTGAAGATTTAGGTCTACCTGAAGTGTTAAAAGATATTGCCATGACCAAACGTGGTTTGGTGATTTTTGTTGGTGGTACTGGTTCAGGTAAGTCGACTTCTTTAGCGGCAATGGTTGGCTATCGCAATAAAAATAGCTACGGTCATATCATTACCATTGAAGATCCCGTGGAATTTGTGCATGAACATATCAACTGCATTGTCACCCAGCGCGAAATTGGTGTGGATACGGATAACTGGCATATCGCACTTAAAAACACTCTGCGCCAGGCGCCAGACGTGATTTTGATTGGTGAGATTCGCGACCGTGAAACGATGGATTATGCGATTGCTTTCGCTGAAACGGGTCACTTATGCATGGCGACATTGCATGCAAATAGTACTAATCAGGCCTTGGACCGTATTATTAACTTCTTCCCTGAAGAACGCCGCCATCAGTTGCTGATGGATTTATCATTAAATACACGTGCCTTTATTTCACAACGACTGATTCCTAAAAAAGAGGGCAAAGGGCGTGCTGCTGCGATGGAGGTGATGTTGAATTCACCGTTAATTTCAGATTTAATCTTTAAGGGTGATGTGCATGAAATTAAATCTATCATTGCCAAATCACGCGAGTTGGGTATGCAAACCTTTGACCAAGCGCTGTTTGATTTGCATGAGGCGGATGTGATTACATATGAAGATACCTTACGTAACGCTGACTCGGTGAATGATATTCGACTCAAAATTAAGTTGGATGGAAAAGCTTCACACGGAAAAGACTTATCGCAGGGGCTTGATAGTCTTGGAATCGTTTAGTTTTTCAGTGACTTCTTAAACGTTAGATTTACAAAATAAAAAAGCCGATGAATACATCGGCTTTTTTACAGGAGTTAACGATTAGTCAACCCTAGCTATTCTATAGAAACCTCTACGCGTCTAGCTGCACCTAGATCTCCACCGCTTTCTACTATTTCAGGTTTACGCATTTCTATTCTATCTTCATCGATACCCGCATCTTCTAGCATCTCACGTACGGCTTTTGCGCGACTCTTAGAAAGTTCTTCATTTTTAGCTAAATCACCCCGTGGGTCACTATAGCCAGAAATCACGGCTTTCATACTGCTATAAGCTTTTAGCCATTTTATTGTGGCGGCAAGCGTTTGGCTGGCATCACTAGGTAAGGTGGTTTTTCCTGTATCAAAGTAAAGCTTGGCTGTTGGTGTTTCTGTGGCTGCATGTAGGGCTTCAGGCACCTTTACCGTTAACTGGTTATCAATAGTGACATCAGTCCCGAAAAAGACCTGTGCTTCAGCTCCTTTGGCTTTTTTGATGTCTTCACTATCAACGTTACCTGTTAATGTGACTTTGGCTGCATCACCAGTAATCACCCAATCGGCACCACCTTTAAACCACGTGCTTAATGCATCGGATTTTGCTGCCCATGCTACGTTGCTAGCATCGCCGGAGGCGTTATAGCCGTGTGCGTTGCTCGCTGTAAAGTTGAAAGCGGCACTTTCTACTATGGGAGCAGCGTTACTACTTGTGGCAGTACAGCACGCTGCTGCATGTGCAGGACCATGGCCGTGTTGCCAATGCCAGTATAAGTAGATTGCCAATAATGCGGCTAATAACCAAGTCCAGAAGGTATGGCTAGCGCAACAACTGCTTTTGTGGACATGAGGTGTTGAATTCATCATGGGCTAACGCTCCTTATGCGATAAAACTATCAAGAACGGCAGGCTAAAAACACCTGTAGTTTAAAGTTTGTTTAAACGCCGCCAGTCAATTTTTCTTGTAGCGCTTTAAGTTCAGCCCATTTATTTTCGGCAGCTAATGCGGCTTGTTGTGCCCATGTGCCAGGTTTGGCTAATTTATAGCGAGCACCTGCGTCATCCAATACTTTTTGCATCTGCGGCGCGGTTTGCTGTGCTAATTCCGCAAACGTATTTACACCGGCATCGTTGAATAGTTCGTTGATTTTTGGACCGATGCCTTCTACTACGGTGAGGTCATTAGGGCCTTTTAGCTTGAATCCGGCAGCTTTCGCTGCTGCGGCGTCGACTACAAAAGCTTTAGGTGCTTGAGTAGCGACAGCTTGTGGTGCTTTAGTTTTTTGGGTTTCTGCTTTAGGAGTCGGTGCTGCTGGTGACGTTTCAGCAGGCTTCTTGTCTAATAACGTATTGGGCGTATTGTCACAGCAACTTGATGGTTTATTGCAACATTTACTGCCGCGGCAAGCTAGGAAACGACATAACAACCAATTGAGTAACCAGCCAACGAGTGCACCAAGCAAAAACCACCAAAAACAGCATGAAAACATAATTACGCTCCTAAGTTGCTATTAACAGTTGTAAAAATACACTCACTTGATTCAAGGAATCATGACATTGAACGCTTGTAATCCTTTTCCGTCAATGGCTTAGCTGCAAACCTAACAATAATTTACTCTGATTGATACACGACTTGTCCGTTAATCAAGGTGGTTTTAACTTTTCCTGCGATTTCTAGGCCGTTAAATGGCGTATTTTTACCTTGGCTTTTGAGCGCGCTCGGTACAATTTTCCAGTACTCATTCGCATCAAAGATGCAAATATCCGCGTTAGCATTCACGCTTAAATCACCTGCAGCAATACCTAGTATTTTTGCTGAAGACTGGCTGATAAGCGCTATTGCTTTAGCCAAACTTGTTTTTTCCTGATTAGCCCACTTGAGGGTAAGTGCAAGCAATAGCTCTAAGCCCGTTGCGCCAACCTCAGCTTCTGCAAAGGGCGCTAATTTAGCATCGTCATCTACAGGAGTGTGGTCTGAGCAAATAGCGTCTATGGTGCCATCTTTTAAGCCTGCGCCCAGTGCATCTTTATCACGTTGCGTTCTAAGTGGTGGTTTTAGGTGGCAATTCGCATCAAAAAAGCCAATATCATGTTCCGTCAGGTGCAAGTGGTTGGCGCTCACATCGCAAGTGATATTCACACCGTGCTTTTTAGCCTCACGTATCATGTCCACGCCTTCAGCTGTTGATAAGCGACTGATATGAATGCGTGCACCTGTTTCTTTGGCAATACGTAATATGCTGGCAAGTGCAAGTGCTTCTGCTGCGCTTGGAATGCCTTTTAAACCTAATCTACTAGCGACTTCACCGTCATGTGCGACGCCATCTTTGGCTAAAAATGGCTCTTCAGCGTGCAGGAATAAAGTAAAGCCAAAAGTCGCTGCGTATTCCATTGCGCGCCATAGCACTTGCGTATCGGTAATGGCAATATTGGCTTGTGAGAAGCCAACACAACCTGCTTCACGCAGTTCGCCCATTTCTGACAGTACTTTGCCCTGCAGTTGGCGTGTAAGCGCGCCTAGCGGATAAACGTGCGCAAGGTTAAGCTGTTTAGCGCGATGTTTGAGCATTTCTACTAAACCTGGTTCATCAAGCACTGGATCCGTATCAGGAGGACAGGCGAGGCTAGTGACGCCACCAGCTACTGCGGCTTGCAGTTCGCTAATCAGCGTCGCTTTATATTCATCACCCGGTTCACGTAATCTTGCAGATAAATCAACCAAGCCAGGGCACACGATTAAATTGCTAGCATCGATGGTTTGACTGGCGATAAAACCCTCGGGCGCTTTGCCTAGCGCGACTATCTTGCCTGCAGCAATGAATACGTCTAGCTGACTATCAATGTTGTTTTTAGGGTCTATGACATGACCATTTTTGATTTGAATTTTCATGCTTGGCTCCCCGCTTGGCTGCCAGAATTTTGCCCGCCAGCCAGCATCGCCATTACTGCCATGCGAACGGCGATGCCGTAAGTGACTTGCGGCAAAATAACAGATTGGCTGCCATCCGCTACACTAGAATCAATTTCTACACCGCGGTTCATTGGTCCCGGGTGCAGTACGATAGCATCTGGTTTAGCGAGGTTTAATTTGTCTTGAGTGAGGCCATAGGTTTTAAAATATTCTTGTGCGCTGGGTAGCATCGCACCATTCATACGCTCGTTTTGTAAGCGTAACATCATCACCACGTCCACGTCTTTCAGCCCAGTTTTCATGTCATGAAACACGTGCACGCCTAGCTTTTCTACTTGCGTTGGAAGCAGCGTTTTTGGTGCAATGACGCGCACTTCAGGTACACCTAATGTTGTCAAAGCGTGAATCTCAGAGCGTGCTACACGTGAATGCAGCACATCGCCGACAATCGCCACACGCAGATTGTGCAAGTCAGGCTTGTACTTGCGTATGGTAAACATATCCAGCAGACCTTGTGTTGGATGTGAATGGCGACCATCACCAGCATTAATGACGTGAATATGATCAGGGACATGCTTCGCAATAAAGTGCGCCGCGCCAGATTGAGAATGGCGCACCACAAACATATCCGCATGCATAGCGATTAAGTTGTCGACGGTATCTAAAATGGTTTCGCCTTTAGATTGCGAGGAGGTGTTCACATTTAAGCTGATGACATCGGCTGAAAGACGTTTAGCTGCGATTTCAAAGGTGGTGCGGGTGCGGGTGCTGTTTTCAAAAAACAAATTACATACCGTTTTGCCGCGTAAAAGTGGTACTTTTTTAACTTCACGCTCGGCCACCCCTACAAAAGATTCAGCGGTATCTAGTATTTGATTCAATATTCTTTTTGGTAGGCCTTCAATAGAAAGCAAGTGTCGTAAACGGCCATCGGCATCTAATTGCGGGTTATTCATGTTTGTGTACCTGGCTTTGATTAAAGTTCAAGGATTGAAGCTCAAGGCTTAAAGTGCCATCTTGATTTTGTATGAGTTGCAAATTCTGACTAGCATCTAAAGCAATATCAGCAGCAGTAATTTGCGGTGCAATTGGCAACTCGCGGCCACCACGGTTTACAAGTGCAACCAAAGTAATGCTAGCAGGGCGACCATAATCAAATAACTCGTTCATAGCCGCGCGTGTAGTACGGCCGGTGTAAAAAACGTCATCAATCAGAATAATATGCTTGTTTTCGACGTCAAATGGAATCTGGCTCGGGCGGTTTTCAGCTTTTAAGCCGCGCTTTTCGTAGTCATCACGATAAAACGACACATCTAATGTGCCATGTTCAATAGCATTGGCGGCGATATCTTTTTCTAATAGAACTAGTAACTTTTGCATTAACCAAACGCCGCCACTTTGAATGCCGACGAGTGCTGTATTGGCTTGTAGTAAGGGTTGAACTTTTTGAGCCAGCGTTTTGAGCAGGTCTTCAGCATGAGGTAATGAGATGTTTTTTGAAGTCATTTCTGTATTTTACCTGTAATCATCATTCACATTCAAAGTGAGGCAATTTTATAAGCCACTAAAATAGCTTTGCAATATGGTTTGCGCGGCGACTTGATCCAGCATTTCTTTTTGCGCGCGGCCCTTAATCCCAGATTGATTCAATAAATCGCTCGCCTCAACTGAGCTGTAGCGTTCATCAATGAGCACGACGGGTAAGTTAAAGCGGCCATTTAGTCGCCTTGCAAACTTTTTGCAGAGTTGTGTGACGCTGGTTTCTGCGCCGTCTAAACTTAATGGCAAGCCCACAATCAGTAGTTTAGGCTGCCACTCTTTGACTAGTTTGCTAATCGCTTCAAAGCGAACTTCGTTGCTTTCATTGTCTATCGTCACCAGCGGATTGGCCGAGGCTAATAAGTGCTCGCCAACGGCTACGCCTATTCTTTGCTCACCAAAATCAAAACACAAGACGGTGCTGGCTAGTACTATTTTGGCGTCGTAAACGCTTTCGTTATCTATCAGTTGGCCGTGAGTTGCTGGTTTTGCATTAACAACGTTCGCCATTAAGCGTGACCTGCCACGTCAGATAGCATGGCAGGGTCAACCCCTAATAGCGCCATGGTTGCATTGAGTTTTTCATCGTAATCTAGTTCGTACAGAATTTTGTGTAAAGTTTCTACGTCTTTTGCCTGTACAGATAGCCATGAGTTTTGTTTGATTTCCTCCTCAAGTTGTCCTGGTGTCCAGCCTGCATAGCCTAGTGTTAGCAGCATTTTTGCGGGGCCACT is drawn from Methylotenera versatilis 301 and contains these coding sequences:
- a CDS encoding aspartate carbamoyltransferase catalytic subunit, with protein sequence MNNPQLDADGRLRHLLSIEGLPKRILNQILDTAESFVGVAEREVKKVPLLRGKTVCNLFFENSTRTRTTFEIAAKRLSADVISLNVNTSSQSKGETILDTVDNLIAMHADMFVVRHSQSGAAHFIAKHVPDHIHVINAGDGRHSHPTQGLLDMFTIRKYKPDLHNLRVAIVGDVLHSRVARSEIHALTTLGVPEVRVIAPKTLLPTQVEKLGVHVFHDMKTGLKDVDVVMMLRLQNERMNGAMLPSAQEYFKTYGLTQDKLNLAKPDAIVLHPGPMNRGVEIDSSVADGSQSVILPQVTYGIAVRMAVMAMLAGGQNSGSQAGSQA
- the pyrR gene encoding bifunctional pyr operon transcriptional regulator/uracil phosphoribosyltransferase PyrR, with protein sequence MTSKNISLPHAEDLLKTLAQKVQPLLQANTALVGIQSGGVWLMQKLLVLLEKDIAANAIEHGTLDVSFYRDDYEKRGLKAENRPSQIPFDVENKHIILIDDVFYTGRTTRAAMNELFDYGRPASITLVALVNRGGRELPIAPQITAADIALDASQNLQLIQNQDGTLSLELQSLNFNQSQVHKHE
- a CDS encoding type IV pilus twitching motility protein PilT, producing MDISDLLAFSVKNKASDLHLSAGLPPMIRVHGDIRKINVPALDHTAVHDMVYDIMSDGQRKVYEETLECDFSFEIPNLARFRVNAFNHQRGSGAVFRTIPSKILTLEELNCPAIFKDIADTPRGLCLVTGPTGSGKSTTLAAMIDYINDKEFGHILTVEDPIEFVHTSKKCLINQREVGPHTLSFNNALRSALREDPDVILVGEMRDLETIRLALTAAETGHMVFGTLHTSSAAKTIDRIIDVFPAAEKEMVRSMLSESLRAVISQTLLKTKDEQGRVAAHEIMIGTPAIRNLIREAKIPQMYSAIQTGQNVGMQTLDQNLQDLVKRNVVSANEARAKAANKDSIMG
- a CDS encoding OmpA family protein, yielding MMNSTPHVHKSSCCASHTFWTWLLAALLAIYLYWHWQHGHGPAHAAACCTATSSNAAPIVESAAFNFTASNAHGYNASGDASNVAWAAKSDALSTWFKGGADWVITGDAAKVTLTGNVDSEDIKKAKGAEAQVFFGTDVTIDNQLTVKVPEALHAATETPTAKLYFDTGKTTLPSDASQTLAATIKWLKAYSSMKAVISGYSDPRGDLAKNEELSKSRAKAVREMLEDAGIDEDRIEMRKPEIVESGGDLGAARRVEVSIE
- a CDS encoding dihydroorotase, coding for MKIQIKNGHVIDPKNNIDSQLDVFIAAGKIVALGKAPEGFIASQTIDASNLIVCPGLVDLSARLREPGDEYKATLISELQAAVAGGVTSLACPPDTDPVLDEPGLVEMLKHRAKQLNLAHVYPLGALTRQLQGKVLSEMGELREAGCVGFSQANIAITDTQVLWRAMEYAATFGFTLFLHAEEPFLAKDGVAHDGEVASRLGLKGIPSAAEALALASILRIAKETGARIHISRLSTAEGVDMIREAKKHGVNITCDVSANHLHLTEHDIGFFDANCHLKPPLRTQRDKDALGAGLKDGTIDAICSDHTPVDDDAKLAPFAEAEVGATGLELLLALTLKWANQEKTSLAKAIALISQSSAKILGIAAGDLSVNANADICIFDANEYWKIVPSALKSQGKNTPFNGLEIAGKVKTTLINGQVVYQSE
- the ruvX gene encoding Holliday junction resolvase RuvX, translated to MANVVNAKPATHGQLIDNESVYDAKIVLASTVLCFDFGEQRIGVAVGEHLLASANPLVTIDNESNEVRFEAISKLVKEWQPKLLIVGLPLSLDGAETSVTQLCKKFARRLNGRFNLPVVLIDERYSSVEASDLLNQSGIKGRAQKEMLDQVAAQTILQSYFSGL
- a CDS encoding PilT/PilU family type 4a pilus ATPase, whose product is MEKGQAEKFVFDLLRLMLAKNASDLFITAGFPPAMKIDGKVTPVSSQVLSAQQAREISRSIMNDKQTSEFDATNECNFAIGIPSVARFRVNAFVQRGSVGLVFRTITTKIPEFEDLGLPEVLKDIAMTKRGLVIFVGGTGSGKSTSLAAMVGYRNKNSYGHIITIEDPVEFVHEHINCIVTQREIGVDTDNWHIALKNTLRQAPDVILIGEIRDRETMDYAIAFAETGHLCMATLHANSTNQALDRIINFFPEERRHQLLMDLSLNTRAFISQRLIPKKEGKGRAAAMEVMLNSPLISDLIFKGDVHEIKSIIAKSRELGMQTFDQALFDLHEADVITYEDTLRNADSVNDIRLKIKLDGKASHGKDLSQGLDSLGIV